The window CAGCTAAATACTCTACTTCAGTAGTTGACAAGGCAAcacaattttattttttgctaTGCTAGGAAATTAGAATATTCCCCAGTAATTGGCATGTGCCACTAGTACTTTTCTTGTTAGTCCTATCACCTGCAAAATCTGCATCTGAAAAACCTTTTAAATCAAAATTGTTAGAATGAGCATACCATAATCCTAATACAGTGGTCCCAATGAGATATCTAATAATGCGTTTAACTGCAGTcaaatgagattcctttggatccgACTAAAATCTTGCATACTTACAAACACTGAACATTATATCTGGTTGAATAGCCGTGAGATATAGTAGAGATCCAATCATTTCTCTATACATTATTTCATCCACTTTTTTTCCATTCCTGTCCTCTTAAAGAGTAGTTGTTGGACTCATTGGAGTTCCAATAGGTTTTTCATTCTCCATTACAAACTTTTTTAAGAGTTCCTTGGTGTACTTGGTTTGGCTAATAAAGATTCCTTTGGAAGATTGCTTGATTTGTAATCCAAGAAAGAAAGTTAgatctcccatcatgctcatttcaaattctccTTTCATAATATGAGCAAATTCTTCACATAATACAGAGTTAGAACTTCCAAAAATAATATCGTCTACATAAATTTGAGTAATAAGATTACCTGAATTTGAACGCTTAATAAATAAAGTTGTGTCGATATTACCTCGTTTGAAACTTTAATTTAGAAGAAAAGAGCTTAGTCTTTCATACCAGGCTCAGGGGGTTTGTTTGAGTCCGTATAAAGCTTTTGACAACTTGAATACATGGTTTGGGAAACTGTTGCTTACAAAGCCAGGAGGTTGTTTCTCATATACTTTTTTAGAGATTTATCCATTTAGGAAAGCACTTTTTACATCCATTTGAAATACCCTGAATCCTTTATGAGCAGCAAAATCAAGTAGTATTCGAATGGATTCTAATCTTGCTACAGGAGCAAATGTTTCATAGTAGTCGATTCCTTCTTGTTGTGAGTAACCTTGGGCGACTAGCCTTGCTTTGTTACGAACTACTTGACCAGATTCATTCAGCTTATTTCTGAAAACCCATTTAATTCCTACGATGGAAACATTGGATAGTTTTGGAACCAAGTCCTAcactttatttctttcaaattgatcaaGTTCATCTTTCATGGCTTTGACTCAGTAGTCATCTTTGAGAGCTTCATCAACCTTTTTTGGCTCAAGTTATGATACTAAGGCCATGTGAGAGTTGAGCTTTTGAGATCTTATGGTAGTGATACCTTCTTGTGGATTTCCAATGATGAACTAGTTGGGATATCCGGGTTCACTTTTCCATTCCTTTGGAATACCTGTTACTGgcttcttttccaatatagttGACTATTCAGTAGAAGATGGTTCCAGGATTTCAGTGTGCTCCTCAGTTGACTGATTTTGCTGATTGGCCGCCGGATCGAGACTGTCTTTTCCTATAACAACAGACTTTGGGACAATAGAAATTTCCTCATCTTCAGGAAGTTTTTCATTCTTTAAGCGAGGGTTAGTATCCACAAAAACAACATGAATGGATTCCTCAATGTATAAGGTTCTTTTATTGAATACTCTATGTGCTCTACTTGAGGGAGAATATCCAAGAAAAATACCTTCATCGCTTTTtagatcaaacttacctagattGTCCATTCCATTATTGTGAATGAAGCATTTACAACCAAATGGATAAAAATAACTGATGTTGGATTTCTTACCATTCCATAGCTTATATGGAGTTTTTTTAAGAATGGGTCAAATCAGACATCTGTTAATGATATGACATGTTGTGCTTATAGCTTCTGCCTAGAAGTGGCGTGGAAGAGAGTTTTCCACAGTCATGGTTCTTGCCATGTCCTGCAAAGTTCTGTTCTTACATTCTACcactccattttgttgaggtgatcTTAGGGAAGAGAAGTTGTGAGAAATTCCTTGATCATTACAGAAGTTTTCAAAGGCTCTGCTTTCGATTTCTACTCCATGGTCAATTCTTATAGCAGAAATGTAATATCCCTTTTTACGTTGTACCTTCTTACAGAAGACTTCAAAATTCCTTAGAGCTTCATCTTTCTGGCTCAGAAAAATAACCCATGTGAAACGAGAAAAATCATCTACAATAACAAAGGCATATTTTCTACCACTAATGTTAGCAGTTCTAGTTGGACCAAAAAGATCGATATGCAAAAGTTGAAGAGTTTTGTAGTAGAAACAATATTTTTGATTGTAAAAGATGAACGTGTTTGTTTTCCTAATTGACATGCATCACAAATTTGATCTTATGAAAAATTTAGTTTTGGAAGGCCAATGACAATATCACATTTAGAAAGTTTTTGAATAGTATGCATGCTAACATGGCCAAGCTTTCTATGACATAACCAGGGATCATCAATCATTGTAGCTAAGCAAATTTGATTCCCTAGACAATCAATATTTCTAAGAGTATAGTCATTTCTATCTCTACTTCTAGATAGAATAATTTTTATCTGATTCATCTTCAATGAACCAACCATATTTTTTGAAATAAATCTCATAGTCACTATCGCATAGTTGACTGATGCTGAGTAGGTTGTAACCAAGTTCGTCTACTAAGTAGACCTCATCTACATCATATGATAAGCTGAGGGAAACTCTTCCTACTCCAACTACATTTCCTTTTGATTTGTCTCTGAAAGTGACAGATCCACCATCAAGCTTAGTGACAGATTTAAATAATTGTTTGTCACCTGTCATGGGTCTGGAACACGCGCTATCGAGATACTATTTCCCTTTTCGATTCTTCTTGTGATGTTCCTGCAAAAATAAATTACTtgtttttaggtacccaagcctgGTTGGGTCCTGGACGGTTAGTGTTCTTATTGTTAGCCTGGTTAGAGGCCTTGGGTTGCCAAACCCATCTTTTGTTATTCTTTAACCTGCAATGATTAGAGGTATGGCCAGATTTTTTGCAATAAAAACAAGATGAATTAATAGAACTTTCAGAAGTCTTATCTTTAAACGTGCAATGGTTAGATTTATGCCCATTTTTGCCACAATGAATGCATGCAATATAAGTTCTTCCCCTAAATGAATTAATAAAAGAAGTTGACTGGTTAGATTAGATGAAACTTTGACTGGTGGATTTTCTCAATCCATTCAGTTGAAGTTGAAGGTCATGAACTTCTTCTTGAAGCATGTCTTTTTCTATTTCACATACTTCAAGTTTTAGAGCCCAGTATTTCTTTTCTCGTTGAATCTTTAGAAGCTCATTTAGGACCTTCTCAATGTTAATAAGAGcaatatcaataaattcttaaaGTTCATTACATTTAGGGCACATAGGAGAACGTACCTCACTGGTTCCTTCATCTGCCACGAGACCCAGTTCACTCGAGTCTTCATCACTGTCATCATTCATAATCATGAAGCACATGTTGGAAATTTTTTCATGATCATattcttcttcatcactccaAGCTACAAAAGACTTTTTCTTTTGAAGGTTTCTGCTGAGTTTCTTTTTCAGTTCAGGGCACTCTGCTTGAATGTGTTCGTGTTTTCCACATTCATAGCATCTTccatcatttttttcattttcattttcatttCCCATCTTACCTTTTCTGAAGTTCGGCTTGCCTCTTCTATTGTTCGTGTTCCTCCTCATCATGCTTGTCACGACTTTGGAGAGCATAGCAATGTTTTCATCTTGTTCTCCTCCTActacttctttttcttcttcaatttctGATTCAGCCACAATTGCAGTAAAAGCAATTGTTTTCCTTTTCTCTTGATGAACTTGCATGTCTAAGTGTGTTTTCTCAAAAGCAATAAGATCACCTCTGAGTTCATTATATGAAATCTTGTCGAGATCCTGACATTCAAGAGCAATAAGTTTGGGTTGCCAAATAGTGAGTAGACTTCTTAGGATTTTTCTGACCTGTTCTCCGCTTCTAATTGGTCTACAAAAGGATTTCAAGTCCCCACGAATTTTGCTGAATCGAGAGAATATTTCTTCAATAAATTCTCCGTCTTTCATTTGAAATAGTTTATAGTCACGCACAAGGAGATTTATTCTTGTTTCCTTCACTTTGTTGGTTCCTTCATATGTGACTTCTAACTTGTCCCACATTTCTTTAGCAGATTCACAACTTGATATCTTTTCATACTCTTCACCACTAATGGCATTGTATAAAAGATTTTTAGCCTTACCATTCACTTGAATAACAAATGCTTGTTATTCAGTGTAATCATTTAAGTCCAGAGGATCAAGTGATACTATCATATCACCATCTTTATCCTTCTTTGGAGGAATTGGAGCATTTCCCTTTTTGATCACACGTCATACTTTGATGTTGTATGGCATTGTATAGGTTTCCATACGCACTTTTCAGTGTGAAAAGTGTTGGCTATTGAAGTATGGTGGTCTTACTTGAGAAGTCCCTTCTTGAAACAGAGCTCCAGCAACTGTGTTTGACATCATAATCTTTTCCTCACTTGCTGTTAGGCAATATTGTGAgtccttgctctgataccaattgaaagtacaagagagCGGGTGAATTTTAACTAAAGTAAAAACTTAGTCGACTCAGAAAAGAATTAGTCGACTTCACTTTATCAGCGACGATGAAAATAAATTGCAAGAAATTTAAAAGCTGAGAATACATgagttttatactggttcagtaccAGTGTGGTACCTACATCCAGTTCCCTTAAGTCATAAAGGTTCTCATAGATCTTCAATAGTTTGTTACCTAACGCTTCCTATCTTTTGAGACACTAGTAAACTCAGGAATACAGTGTTTGTGCGAAGAACTAGAAATGCATAAAAAAAAGTGGTAAGTTGCGTGATCGAATTCTTGAGTTTGCCAGTCTTCTTATATGAGAGTCTTGAGTAGACATTGCAGATTGACCCTTGATTGAGGCACAAAAATATTCTAAGAGTTTTGACCCAAGGGGTGCCTTAGAATCCTGCTCAAGAGATGGGCTAGATTCattaacttccttccttttcgtATTCACAATCAAGAGAGTGATTTGTGGTTTGACTTTATCGATCAATCTTGAGAATCTCCAGATTCCAAATCAATTCTTGAAGTAAGGACTGTCTTCCTATAACGATTGCACTTGATCTTGTTTCCTTTTTGATGGCCTTGGCATCCTTTGATTTAGCATTTTCCTTGCTGCACTTGATCTTGTTTCCTTTCTAATATCCTTGACATTTTGACTTCCTTTGATTGAGCACTGCCCTCCTAATTTCATGCAATCAAATAGATACAATTAGATTTGTACTATTGTCATCATTGGAACTTAAGTTTAACAATCTTCCCCTTCTTGATCATGACAATCAAAAAGAGTAAATAAAGTACACTTCCCTTTCATGTCCTAAAATGCTGCTCCCCCTGAGTTGTTTCCCTGTACTGCAGTGTTTCTCCCCCTGAGTTGTTGCTCTGCTTTACTCTCACGTTTCTCCCCCTTTAACatcaataaaaaaagaagaagcaagtGCAGATAGAACAGACATAACAAAATAGATAATGAACATAGTAGTTATGGTAGCAGATATTATGCATTCAACAAAGGTAattaacaaaacaaaacaaacaaagaGTAAAATAAATTGTTTCAAACACACACACAACTGCCTTAGTTCCTCCCCAAAAATTATTTCAGGGTATTAATCACTTTGGTGCAGAAAAAGTCATAGGAGGTTTCAACTTCTTTGGTGATTTTGTCCATCTTCTCTGTCATGGAGTTGAATGCCCTAATTACTTGCCTCCTTGTGGCTCCCATGTCCATCCTAAGCTTAACCACATTTGTACCTGTTTCTTTGGTAACTTCCCTGATCTTGTCCACATATTCTTTCATCGCAATAAGTATGGTTTTTACCCCATCTAGTCCTTGCTGAATCTGCTGTAGGTTGTTGGTAGTAGTCGACTGAGGCTCAGTTGGTTCAGTAGTTGGCTCAACCTGTACTACAGTACTTTCAACCTTGGCACATCTGATCCATCCATCCTCACGTAAGGTGTAACCCATCATAGCAAAAGATCTCTTATCATATGTGCTTGAAATGTACTTGGGGAAAAAAGGTGCCAAATCAACCTTCATGACCTCAAAAATATGTGAGATGTGCAAGCCATAGGGTAAACAAGCAACAGAAGAGGATATGTCCCTGATACTTTCAAGCATATACTAACGAATTCACACAAACTAGTCAAGCCTTTTATTGTTCACAAGGCAGTAAAGAACAAAGATATCCTTAGTAGTCAAAGTGATGAGAGACCCAATCCTAGAAAGGAGAGTAGTAGCAATCATATAGGCTAACACACGGTGTTCAAACTTAAGGCTTTTAGGAGTAATGTCAAGAGGGTTTTCAGACAGAAATTCTTTTGCCTCTTTTAAAGTAACTTCAAAGACTTTTGGCCAAGAGTTTTGCACAAAAATATCATATCCATGAAACTTAGCAGAAAAGATCTTCTCAAATTGATAAGAATCAAGAAAAATACGAGTACCTAGAACCATTGACTCCGAATCATCATTGTCATTAACGAACAAATTTTCATAAAACATCCTCACATGTTCTTCATACAAAGAATTTACAACAGTATCAAGCAGAGGAGAAAGACGTTGAAAATCAAAGATAGAAATCACATCACAATGCAAATTTTTCATAAGAGAGAGACTTACAGAGCATCCATAAGCCATAGATTTAGACTTATAAGACTCAAACCTCGATTTCTCACTTGGTCTGTAGAAGTTCAGTTTATCCTCTGGCCCAAAATCTGTGATTTCCACTTTCCTTTTTCTTGCATTCAGGCCTTTTGAGGGTTTGCTCCATAGGTCTTTTTCCTGCCTTTTCCTGGCTAATAGGAAGATCCTCCAATAAGTCATTACTTTCATTATCGGTTTTAAGAAGGTCTAAGTCAAGGGATGTTTCAAGGTCAACGATTTCTTCAGGGTTTTGGGATTTTTGAAACCGTCTGCTTCGTATTGTGGCAGTGGAGGATGAGAGGTTTCTCTTAGCCATGGTAGAGGAGTTGGTGAGAAGTGATGGACAATGAGAGAGGAGGAGGAGGGTACTTAACTAGGCTCTTGGATAATTGAAGGGTTGCATCAGTAAGAGGAAATGGTAGGTTCAGATTGAGAATCCAGGTGGACAAAATACTGAACACAGCATCCCTAATTTTGGACGGAAACTCAACAAGGAGCAAATTGCAGAAATAATGCACATGTATAAGCAGGAAAAGTTGGCACAATCAGAAAATTCAAGAATCAATGCTAATGCAATTGCTGGTACTATTCTAAAATACTTAGGTTCAGTGTTTACTAGTCTAAAATCAGATACATGTATCATTGATTCATGTGCTTCAAAGCACATGTGTTTTGAACCTAATTCTTTCCTATTTCTAACTCCACTTCCTGTACCTTTGAACATTAGTTTACCTAACTTTTTCAAGGTGATTGTTACTCATATAGGAAGTATTTCTACTCTGCAAGGTCATATCTTGAACAATGTACTACATGTTCcagatttcaaatataatttattaTGTGTGCATAGATTCTGTATTCAGTTTTTGGATATTACACCAACCTTACAACTGGAATGATTGTCATTAATGTAAGGATTGCCTATTTATAACTTCAACATGTTATTACTACCATTTTTTTATGACTAATCTATATGCTTTTATGTCAATTTCAGTCTGGTAGTTCAGTTGAGAGAGTTGTATCATATGGGACTAAGGTTGTAAAGGATACCAGTACAATCAATATTAATCTTGGTTTTAAACCTCCTGGGCTTAAGTTTAAAGGCAGAAATGCTATAACTACTTCCCAGCTACAACAGCTAAGTACAAACAGGAGAAACCAAATTGGATCTTCATCAACTACCTCTTCAGTTGCAAGTTCAACCTCTCCAGCGCCATAATGCCAAAGAGCATTCTCAAGAATATAGTTGTGTTAGGATTATGCTATTTTGAGTTCATGTATTTTGCCAAGTATCCAGACTTGGATTGATTATTGTGTCTTTTTGGGTCACTAGTTGGTACTATTTTAAGTTGTAAACACTTTAGTTGTTTGGAAATATGACTGGTGTTGTAAACACTTTAGTTGTGAATGCAATTTAAATGCTATTGGTAGCCTAAATGTAAAGCATTCATGTTATTTGTTGCTTTTATAACATCAATTGGTAGCCTCCAAAAGTGGAGCATACAACGATACTGCCCGTTTTCATTTCGTGGAAGTCCCCGGCGGAGGAAAGGGCTTCCAAGAGCCGAACGAGAATGAATACCACACAGAAGAGTCAAGACCAGGCTTGTCTGTGGGAGCAGTTTGTGCTAGCATTTTGGCGCTCGCCTTGAACCTATTCGTCGCAGACCCAAAACCAAAATGACCTACCATGCCGTGTCGTAAGACAAAAAGTCACCCGCAGGAGCTTAAAACCAATATCCTATTTTTTGTCGTTAAGGTGGAGAACTGAACCAAGAATTCTCTTTCTTCATCATCAATCGAATCACTGTTCGCGACCCAGGATTCTATTTTATGAATGCAATTGTAGTATTTTTTCTGCATAAGTTGGATTGTATGTGCTTGGTAAATTTGGAGAATGGTAGGCTGCGATGGTTGTTTGTTAAGACTTATCAGTTGAGTTCATGTTACAACTTCAACATGTTAGCACTTTGAATTCCATATTTATaccaatatataaaataattgCAGAAAAATTCTTCATTTCATTGAAATAAGGCCACAGGGCACAATTACATTCAAATAAACTAGATACATCTAAAATATATCAACCACTATTACAAACACAAAATACAACAGCTAAGATACAAAATATAGCAACTAAGATACAAAATACAGCAGCTACTCCAACCACCAGCAAAACCACAACAACTTTAACGATCGACGACACAGTAGCAAACCCAAATAATTAGCATTattattataatagaagtcaATTTCTTCCTCCATATTCTTGCTCGAGCCCTTTCTTCTTCAAAAGCTTTGAACATGTTCAATAAACCCCAAATAACCTAATTCGCTTGGCTAGGAAACTCGTTATCAACCCACCTAAAATAATTACATCCACCTTCGTCCTTAAAAAAAACTGATTCAAACCAAAATCGGGgacaatatagtaaaaataattaattgtagTTAATTATCACTTATCTTTTTAATTTTGCATCCATAGACCCTCCTTCCAGGATTAGATGAAGACCACGAAGTTTTCAATGGACATTCATGACCACACCGGCATGAATTGACTCTTGGTGTGAGAGACATTATCCACAAGTTTGAGAGCTTAAGCCATGATTCGAACACTCAGGTGAGACTACTTTCAATTTGGAGAGAAGAGTAAAATTTTTAAACCAGCAAATCAAGAAAAGGGTGAAGAACTAGGGCTGGATTTAAGGGAAGGGTGAAGAACTAGGGCTGGTAAAAGAGGACGATGGTTTAATTATATAATaggaaaaagtttttttttttaccgTTGAAATAGTTTTTGTCAGCATATTTTTAATGTTCACGCGCTCAAAAACAATGATGCTCACGTTATTTGCCATGTCAATCAGACGTGTTAAAATGATGCAGTAAAGGTAGAGTAAAAGTGTTCCGGTGGAAAATGGCTTAGTTAAGGTGTTCAAGTGGATTTTTTGTGATAGTTAAAGTGTGTGTCTATGTATTCTGCCTTTAgttaattatttaaattataaatatatgTTAAGACATTTACACTGGAATTGTGCATTGATACTCTACACTTATAGTAATTTGAAATCCACAAAATCTTATTCCACCTAGAAGAATATTATGTAAACCATAAGTAGTGAATTTATAATTTAGAAGTTGTGAATTCTAAGTTGCATATCTAAtcatcatatcatattatactaaatcatcattatcattatcattatcattattatattaaaaatgagaagcTCTTAACTCTAAAATTAAATTACCCAAATGGCCATCAAATTTGAGTGACCATCTTGCCCTTGCAGAAAAAAAAGCCTTCTATTATAGATAATTTCAACTACACTGAACCGAGTAAATGGGAAGGAATGCTTCGACTGCCAACAGTTATTGCATGCTGTTAGTGtgcatattttttttaataaatgggGAGGATAGTTTAGTCTGCCAATAGTCATTGCATATTCAACGTAGGTTAATGGTCCTTTGAGATTCCACCGACAATTCATATCTTCTATTGCACACATCAAAATGCCGTACAACATTAACACGTTTCTCTTCTAT is drawn from Nicotiana tomentosiformis chromosome 12, ASM39032v3, whole genome shotgun sequence and contains these coding sequences:
- the LOC138903073 gene encoding uncharacterized protein codes for the protein MGYTLREDGWIRCAKVESTVVQVEPTTEPTEPQSTTTNNLQQIQQGLDGVKTILIAMKEYVDKIREVTKETGTNVVKLRMDMGATRRQVIRAFNSMTEKMDKITKEVETSYDFFCTKGEKRESKAEQQLRGRNTAEALGNKLLKIYENLYDLRELDVGTTLSKDSQYCLTASEEKIMMSNTVAGALFQEGTSQAKNLLYNAISGEEYEKISSCESAKEMWDKLEVTYEGTNKVKETRINLLVRDYKLFQMKDGEFIEEIFSRFSKIRGDLKSFCRPIRSGEQVRKILRSLLTIWQPKLIALECQDLDKISYNELRGDLIAFEKTHLDMQVHQEKRKTIAFTAIVAESEIEEEKEVVGGEQDENIAMLSKVVTSMMRRNTNNRRGKPNFRKGKMGNENENEKNDGRCYECGKHEHIQAECPELKKKLSRNLQKKKSFVAWSDEEEYDHEKISNMCFMIMNDDSDEDSSELGLVADEGTSEVLNELLKIQREKKYWALKLEVCEIEKDMLQEEVHDLQLQLNGLRKSTSQSFI